One window of the Corynebacterium glutamicum ATCC 13032 genome contains the following:
- a CDS encoding IS3 family transposase, with protein sequence MDEQRAFDQGLKEENTLITDLTTCARLSHNKALRLIKLSKSTAYYRNKPRPRPAPKPVLQAVPAPTAPGVEPTPEPWQGKEPAVSSVRQALAEHERQFIVDAITAYPQLSVSGVFNMLFNKGIYRASLRTWWRVAKQHKLLHKDRVSALSPGKRSPTPRVKPRLEATQPGQVVCWDVTFLPSLVRGKTYALHLAIDLFSRKIVGAKVAPTENTSTAVELLTQVLADNPGVVTVHSDNGSAMTSTRVRRLLADHGVALSLIRPRVSDDNAFVESVFHTLKYRPFYPKVFASMDQARVWVEEFVVYYNTVHPHSGVAGHTPQSVFDGSWRAAHRLRVQALDAHYRQFPQRYVGRPVVQEVAGVVRLNGARDDGSVQERVGGVASLLSA encoded by the coding sequence GTGGATGAGCAACGCGCCTTTGATCAAGGACTCAAGGAAGAAAACACCTTGATCACAGATCTCACCACCTGTGCCAGGCTGAGCCATAACAAGGCATTACGGCTGATCAAGCTGTCGAAATCAACGGCGTATTACCGCAACAAGCCGCGTCCCCGTCCTGCACCGAAACCTGTCCTGCAGGCCGTGCCAGCACCAACAGCACCTGGTGTGGAACCCACACCAGAGCCTTGGCAGGGGAAGGAGCCAGCAGTGTCGTCGGTGCGTCAAGCGTTGGCAGAACACGAACGCCAGTTCATTGTTGATGCGATCACCGCGTACCCACAACTGAGCGTTAGTGGGGTGTTTAACATGTTGTTTAACAAAGGCATCTACCGCGCATCACTACGTACATGGTGGCGTGTTGCCAAGCAGCACAAGTTGTTACACAAAGACCGAGTCAGTGCCCTGTCCCCGGGGAAACGATCACCAACGCCACGGGTTAAGCCGAGGTTGGAAGCAACACAGCCTGGTCAGGTGGTGTGTTGGGATGTGACGTTCTTGCCGTCGCTGGTACGTGGTAAGACCTATGCGTTGCATCTGGCGATTGATTTGTTTTCCCGCAAGATTGTTGGGGCGAAGGTCGCGCCGACGGAAAATACCTCCACCGCGGTGGAGTTGTTAACGCAGGTGTTAGCGGATAATCCGGGTGTGGTGACGGTGCATTCGGATAATGGGTCGGCGATGACATCGACGAGGGTGCGGCGGTTGTTAGCGGATCATGGTGTGGCGTTGTCGTTGATTCGGCCGCGGGTGAGTGATGATAATGCGTTTGTGGAGTCGGTGTTTCATACGTTGAAGTATCGGCCGTTTTATCCGAAGGTGTTTGCATCGATGGATCAGGCCCGGGTGTGGGTGGAGGAGTTTGTGGTGTATTACAACACGGTTCATCCGCATTCTGGTGTGGCTGGGCATACTCCGCAGTCGGTGTTTGATGGTAGTTGGAGGGCGGCTCATAGGTTGCGTGTGCAGGCGTTGGATGCCCATTACCGGCAGTTCCCGCAGCGGTATGTGGGGCGGCCGGTGGTTCAGGAAGTTGCTGGTGTGGTGCGTCTTAATGGTGCGCGTGATGATGGGTCTGTACAGGAGAGGGTTGGTGGTGTAGCGTCGCTGTTAAGTGCTTGA
- a CDS encoding YbhB/YbcL family Raf kinase inhibitor-like protein, translating into MSTYQDDRFPGPDPYAPLGEKPSFTLTSTDLENGAKLAEAQLGGTDISPQLSWSDLPEGTKSLAITCLDPDAPTGAGFWHWAVFNIPTTVTEIPTGAGDETLGGIEGVVSLKGDSGKRGFYGAQPPAGHAPHRYLFAVHALDVEKLDIAPDATPTVLGFNLYFHTLGRSIVWGWYEN; encoded by the coding sequence ATGAGCACCTACCAAGACGATCGTTTCCCAGGCCCAGACCCCTACGCACCGCTTGGTGAAAAGCCAAGCTTTACCCTCACCTCCACCGACTTGGAAAACGGTGCAAAGCTGGCCGAAGCCCAACTCGGTGGCACCGATATTTCCCCACAGCTGTCCTGGTCAGATCTTCCAGAAGGCACCAAATCCCTCGCGATCACCTGCCTCGACCCAGATGCCCCAACCGGCGCTGGTTTCTGGCACTGGGCAGTGTTTAACATCCCCACAACTGTCACGGAGATCCCCACCGGTGCTGGCGATGAAACCCTCGGCGGCATCGAAGGCGTAGTTTCCCTCAAGGGTGATTCCGGCAAGCGTGGCTTCTACGGAGCGCAACCTCCAGCTGGCCACGCACCGCACCGTTACCTCTTCGCAGTTCATGCACTTGATGTGGAAAAACTCGACATCGCCCCCGACGCTACCCCCACTGTTCTAGGCTTCAACCTGTATTTCCACACTCTTGGCAGGTCAATTGTGTGGGGATGGTACGAGAACTAG
- a CDS encoding ABC transporter ATP-binding protein produces MAQHERVADALQPASLAESWRELKTMPSGPKAWWYVSFVVISVVTVVAMVGTSNLLGYSVDLINGQSLPLIGSGSTAMIWLLGLVGAGILAETAGRALLQLVINTLARRLSVDLRKAALSSALRAPVPDVMELGTGNVISRLTQDIDNTVRIVGMVGVRLVITILILPSSLFALMTIHWTFVILFIAVIVVLIPSGRKAVRAIPSATNIVSSTEARRNNLLLDTIRGIETLRVLKLGAWGVQRMRQASWTAVQATADRAPIFTRLLALGSIAYGLLLIGVFGLSAFWVAQDAMSIGAATAAVFVVVRMEIHVFNVLFFASEIQSASTSLGRAVSLAQMARRTEQLSESADCTEPPSVTVQDVTFKYPGGVAILEDFNLVLEAGTTTALVGTSGAGKSTLAGVIAGLQRPDSGAVLVGGINTATVTDTWTTRQVALISQEVHLFAGTLAEDLRMANAHATDAQLHAALESVGLGQMTTAFRRFFPSGLDTKIGAGAEELTPEIQQQISLARIVLRNPPVLIMDEATSEAGSDDARMLEKAATEIARNRTTLVVAHRLDQAVVADRIIVMEQGTITEDGTHQELLAFEGRYAQLYQRWSAQ; encoded by the coding sequence ATGGCGCAGCATGAGCGCGTTGCGGATGCGCTGCAGCCGGCGTCGTTGGCGGAGTCGTGGCGTGAGCTGAAAACGATGCCTTCGGGGCCCAAGGCCTGGTGGTATGTGAGTTTCGTGGTTATTAGCGTGGTCACGGTCGTGGCGATGGTCGGCACGTCCAACTTGTTGGGCTATTCCGTTGATCTGATCAATGGGCAGTCGTTGCCGCTGATCGGTTCAGGATCGACCGCAATGATCTGGTTGCTTGGTTTGGTGGGCGCTGGAATTTTAGCAGAAACTGCCGGTCGCGCGCTGCTGCAATTGGTGATCAACACCTTGGCACGTCGCCTGTCGGTGGATCTGCGGAAAGCTGCGCTGTCTTCGGCGTTGCGTGCACCGGTTCCTGATGTCATGGAATTGGGCACGGGAAACGTGATTAGCCGCCTGACGCAAGACATCGATAACACTGTGCGCATCGTCGGCATGGTAGGTGTGCGTTTGGTGATCACCATTTTGATTCTGCCCAGCTCCTTGTTCGCGTTGATGACCATTCACTGGACCTTTGTGATCCTGTTCATCGCAGTGATTGTGGTGCTGATTCCCAGCGGTCGGAAAGCCGTGCGAGCTATTCCTTCGGCAACAAATATTGTGTCCAGTACGGAGGCGCGTCGAAACAATCTGCTCCTCGATACGATCCGTGGCATTGAAACACTGCGTGTGCTCAAGCTCGGTGCGTGGGGTGTGCAGCGGATGCGCCAAGCGTCGTGGACTGCGGTGCAAGCAACAGCTGATCGCGCGCCGATTTTCACTCGTCTGCTCGCCCTTGGTTCGATTGCTTATGGCCTGCTGCTAATTGGCGTGTTTGGGCTCAGTGCGTTTTGGGTTGCCCAGGATGCGATGAGCATTGGAGCGGCAACGGCAGCAGTTTTCGTGGTTGTGCGCATGGAAATTCACGTGTTCAACGTGCTGTTCTTCGCATCGGAAATTCAGAGTGCGTCTACTTCTCTTGGTCGCGCGGTGTCCCTTGCCCAGATGGCTCGTCGCACCGAACAGCTGTCTGAGTCTGCCGATTGCACAGAACCACCCTCCGTGACTGTGCAGGACGTGACGTTTAAATATCCCGGCGGCGTGGCCATTTTGGAGGATTTCAATCTGGTCTTGGAAGCAGGAACAACCACAGCGCTGGTCGGTACTTCTGGTGCGGGAAAATCCACGCTCGCGGGCGTCATTGCGGGGCTGCAGCGCCCTGATTCCGGCGCCGTTTTGGTCGGGGGCATCAACACCGCCACCGTCACCGACACGTGGACTACCCGCCAGGTTGCGCTGATCAGCCAGGAAGTCCACCTTTTCGCAGGCACTCTGGCAGAGGATCTTCGCATGGCCAATGCGCACGCCACCGACGCGCAGCTCCACGCAGCGCTCGAGTCGGTCGGGCTCGGGCAAATGACAACTGCTTTTCGACGTTTCTTTCCATCCGGATTAGACACCAAAATTGGCGCCGGCGCAGAAGAACTCACCCCTGAAATCCAACAGCAAATCTCTCTTGCCCGCATCGTGCTCCGCAATCCACCTGTGTTGATCATGGATGAAGCCACCAGTGAAGCCGGCAGCGATGATGCCCGCATGTTGGAAAAAGCCGCCACAGAAATCGCACGAAACCGCACCACCTTGGTTGTTGCGCACCGCCTTGACCAAGCAGTTGTCGCAGATCGCATCATCGTGATGGAACAAGGCACAATCACCGAAGACGGCACTCACCAGGAATTACTTGCTTTTGAGGGCCGCTACGCGCAGCTGTATCAACGATGGAGTGCTCAATAG
- a CDS encoding ABC transporter transmembrane domain-containing protein, giving the protein MTNEFPRMRTWSWFVPDSPDEGTPLLPKLENSTPVKSAWALLWAFPAATWLLVFGMLVSSMFGAVVSLVVGRGSEWAFGSGELMPVLVVSVALAVLLWVIYILEGSADALTDLASARVVHNLRLELSGKLVTTPRNSLTPGEMLNTVDQDSVQIGGLKQVLNFPIMMVGYLLGSTISIAPISPLIAVLLVVGGVFTALASYFTATPLTKISAKRREAESKSVSLATDVAQGSRVVKGLGAVSQTEERFGAAADEALAIMLKEVRLQSLLTFVRQLVPAVFSVGLLAYASLLAFDGDITGGEMISVTLLVPPSLTVLGVSLGMMTEIWARGQASTKRVQNLVTELDKAAAEPRPQPATFEFEEGITVWDPSTPEARDVIDRELEALQVREDVIVAPHRVSVFEGVLKDNLNPMGTIAPEMLRAALHAASCEDILSRLGADLNMPGEFELPDTLIGEAGLNLSGGQRQRIALARFLAVDPEVLILDEPTTGLDAVTLDEVAHRVEKLRRGRKTVVITSNPTWHGVAKQMQSDFSEGVK; this is encoded by the coding sequence ATGACAAATGAATTCCCCAGGATGCGCACATGGTCCTGGTTTGTTCCGGATTCTCCAGATGAGGGCACACCCTTGCTTCCCAAGTTGGAGAACTCCACGCCAGTTAAAAGTGCTTGGGCGTTACTGTGGGCGTTTCCTGCTGCTACGTGGCTGTTGGTATTCGGCATGTTGGTGTCCAGCATGTTTGGTGCTGTGGTGTCGCTGGTGGTTGGGCGTGGCTCGGAATGGGCGTTTGGCTCAGGTGAGTTGATGCCAGTACTGGTGGTATCGGTGGCGCTGGCTGTGCTGTTGTGGGTGATCTACATCCTGGAGGGCTCGGCTGATGCATTGACTGATTTAGCGAGTGCCAGGGTAGTGCACAACTTGCGCCTTGAGCTTTCGGGCAAGTTGGTTACTACGCCACGTAATTCGCTGACTCCTGGTGAGATGTTGAATACGGTCGATCAGGACTCGGTTCAAATTGGTGGGTTGAAGCAGGTGCTGAACTTTCCCATCATGATGGTGGGCTATTTGTTGGGTTCCACTATTTCTATTGCGCCGATTTCTCCGCTGATTGCGGTGTTACTCGTGGTGGGTGGAGTGTTTACCGCGTTGGCTTCCTATTTCACGGCAACTCCGTTGACTAAGATTTCCGCGAAACGCCGTGAGGCGGAATCGAAGTCGGTGTCTTTGGCTACCGATGTGGCGCAGGGATCCAGGGTGGTGAAAGGTTTGGGCGCTGTTTCTCAAACTGAGGAGCGCTTTGGCGCAGCGGCTGATGAAGCCTTGGCAATCATGTTGAAGGAAGTTCGTCTGCAGTCGTTGCTGACTTTTGTGCGCCAACTTGTCCCAGCGGTGTTTTCTGTGGGTCTTTTGGCTTATGCGTCACTGTTGGCTTTTGACGGTGACATAACTGGTGGTGAGATGATCTCGGTGACGTTGCTGGTGCCACCTTCGTTGACTGTGTTGGGTGTGTCGCTTGGCATGATGACAGAGATTTGGGCTAGGGGACAGGCTTCGACAAAAAGGGTCCAAAACTTAGTCACTGAACTGGATAAGGCGGCCGCTGAGCCACGACCTCAGCCTGCCACCTTTGAATTTGAAGAGGGGATCACGGTGTGGGATCCTTCGACACCTGAGGCACGCGATGTGATTGATCGGGAGTTGGAGGCGCTTCAGGTTCGTGAAGATGTCATTGTGGCTCCTCACCGCGTCAGCGTGTTTGAAGGTGTGCTGAAGGATAATTTGAATCCGATGGGCACTATCGCACCGGAGATGCTGCGCGCTGCTCTTCATGCTGCAAGTTGTGAGGACATCTTGAGCCGATTGGGTGCTGATCTGAACATGCCGGGGGAGTTTGAGCTTCCAGATACCTTGATCGGCGAGGCCGGATTGAATCTCTCCGGTGGCCAACGCCAGAGGATTGCTTTGGCACGATTCTTGGCTGTTGATCCTGAGGTGCTCATTTTGGATGAACCGACCACGGGGTTGGATGCGGTGACCCTGGATGAAGTGGCACATCGCGTCGAAAAGCTTCGTCGAGGCCGGAAAACCGTCGTCATTACGTCGAACCCGACGTGGCACGGCGTCGCAAAGCAGATGCAATCTGATTTTTCGGAAGGGGTGAAGTAG
- a CDS encoding GNAT family N-acetyltransferase, whose product MSPTVLPATQADFPKIVDVLVEAFANDPAFLRWIPQPDPGSAKLRALFELQIEKQYAVAGNIDVARDSEGEIVGVALWDRPDGNHSAKDQAAMLPRLVSIFGIKAAQVAWTDLSSARFHPKFPHWYLYTVATSSSARGTGVGSALLNHGIARAGDEAIYLEATSTRAAQLYNRLGFVPLGYIPSDDDGTPELAMWKPPAMPTV is encoded by the coding sequence ATGAGTCCCACCGTTTTGCCTGCTACACAAGCTGACTTCCCTAAGATCGTCGATGTTCTGGTTGAAGCATTCGCCAACGATCCAGCATTTTTACGATGGATCCCGCAGCCGGACCCCGGTTCAGCAAAGCTTCGAGCACTTTTCGAACTGCAGATTGAGAAGCAGTATGCAGTGGCGGGAAATATTGATGTCGCGCGTGATTCTGAGGGAGAAATCGTCGGCGTCGCGTTATGGGATCGGCCAGATGGTAATCACAGTGCCAAAGATCAAGCAGCGATGCTCCCCCGGCTCGTCTCCATTTTCGGGATCAAGGCTGCGCAGGTGGCGTGGACGGATTTGAGTTCGGCTCGTTTCCACCCCAAATTCCCCCATTGGTACCTCTACACCGTGGCAACATCTAGTTCTGCCCGTGGAACGGGTGTTGGCAGTGCGCTTCTTAATCACGGAATCGCTCGCGCGGGTGATGAAGCTATCTATTTGGAGGCGACGTCGACTCGTGCGGCTCAACTATATAACCGTCTGGGATTTGTGCCCTTGGGTTATATCCCCTCAGATGATGATGGCACTCCTGAACTGGCGATGTGGAAACCGCCAGCGATGCCAACTGTTTAA
- the meaB gene encoding methylmalonyl Co-A mutase-associated GTPase MeaB, which produces MSDHGFLEDNLGTLTTTGGTDLGRSTAVAPEALKRARQRIDVQLLYDAVLQHDRTLMARAITLLESTAPAHRALAQELLVKLLPHSGNALRIGITGVPGVGKSTFIEAFGLHLIEQGHKVAVVAIDPSSTKTRGSILGDKTRMSKLSNAENAFIRPSPSAGTLGGVAKATREAMVVFEAAGYDIIIVETVGVGQSEVAVSHMVDIFTFLALSGAGDQLQGIKKGVLEMAELVAINKADGPNEKPAKRAARDLASALRMVRSPDELWHPPTITMSAVEGTGVDTFWHHVQNHHKTMVEAGEFDRRRRDQQVGWTWSMVHETIRMRLENDPGVQVVSQDMERALRKGSTTPTLAAQNILEAFDKA; this is translated from the coding sequence ATGAGTGATCACGGTTTCCTAGAAGACAACCTAGGTACCCTCACCACCACCGGAGGCACTGATTTAGGGCGCAGCACCGCAGTGGCTCCGGAGGCGCTCAAGCGCGCCAGGCAGCGCATCGACGTCCAATTGCTTTACGACGCCGTCCTCCAACACGACCGCACCCTCATGGCGCGTGCCATAACCCTGTTGGAATCCACTGCGCCAGCCCATCGCGCCTTGGCCCAAGAACTCCTGGTCAAGCTGCTGCCGCATTCTGGAAACGCCCTGCGCATCGGCATCACAGGAGTCCCCGGTGTTGGTAAATCAACCTTCATCGAAGCCTTCGGCCTGCACCTGATTGAACAGGGACACAAGGTGGCAGTAGTAGCGATCGACCCGTCCTCGACCAAAACTCGCGGCTCGATCCTTGGCGATAAAACCCGCATGTCCAAGCTTTCCAACGCAGAAAACGCCTTCATCAGGCCGTCACCTTCTGCCGGAACACTTGGCGGTGTGGCCAAAGCAACGCGTGAAGCCATGGTGGTTTTCGAAGCTGCAGGTTACGACATCATCATCGTCGAAACCGTCGGCGTCGGCCAAAGCGAAGTCGCCGTATCGCACATGGTGGATATCTTCACCTTCCTGGCGCTGTCCGGCGCTGGCGACCAACTCCAAGGCATCAAAAAAGGTGTCTTAGAAATGGCAGAGTTGGTGGCCATCAACAAAGCCGACGGCCCCAACGAAAAACCAGCAAAACGAGCAGCCCGCGACCTCGCTTCTGCACTCCGCATGGTTCGCAGCCCCGATGAACTCTGGCATCCACCAACAATCACCATGTCAGCTGTCGAAGGCACTGGTGTGGACACCTTTTGGCATCATGTCCAAAACCACCACAAAACCATGGTGGAGGCGGGGGAGTTCGACAGGCGACGACGCGACCAACAAGTGGGATGGACTTGGTCGATGGTCCATGAAACTATCCGCATGCGTCTCGAAAACGATCCCGGTGTTCAAGTAGTGAGCCAAGACATGGAACGAGCCCTCCGCAAAGGTTCCACCACCCCGACGTTGGCTGCCCAAAACATCCTGGAGGCGTTCGACAAAGCCTAA
- the scpA gene encoding methylmalonyl-CoA mutase, with translation MTSIPNFSDIPLTAETRASESHNVDAGKVWNTPEGIDVKRVFTQADRDEAQAAGHPVDSLPGQKPFMRGPYPTMYTNQPWTIRQYAGFSTAAESNAFYRRNLAAGQKGLSVAFDLATHRGYDSDNERVVGDVGMAGVAIDSILDMRQLFDGIDLSSVSVSMTMNGAVLPILAFYIVAAEEQGVGPEQLAGTIQNDILKEFMVRNTYIYPPKPSMRIISNIFEYTSLKMPRFNSISISGYHIQEAGATADLELAYTLADGIEYIRAGKEVGLDVDKFAPRLSFFWGISMYTFMEIAKLRAGRLLWSELVAKFDPKNAKSQSLRTHSQTSGWSLTAQDVYNNVARTAIEAMAATQGHTQSLHTNALDEALALPTDFSARIARNTQLLLQQESGTVRPVDPWAGSYYVEWLTNELANRARKHIDEVEEAGGMAQATAQGIPKLRIEESAARTQARIDSGRQALIGVNRYVAEEDEEIEVLKVDNTKVRAEQLAKLAQLKAERNDAEVKAALDALTAAARNEHKEPGDLDQNLLKLAVDAARAKATIGEISDALEVVFGRHEAEIRTLSGVYKDEVGKEGTVSNVERAIALADAFEAEEGRRPRIFIAKMGQDGHDRGQKVVASAYADLGMDVDVGPLFQTPAEAARAAVDADVHVVGMSSLAAGHLTLLPELKKELAALGRDDILVTVGGVIPPGDFQDLYDMGAAAIYPPGTVIAESAIDLITRLAAHLGFDLDVDVNE, from the coding sequence ATGACGTCGATCCCTAATTTTTCAGACATCCCATTGACTGCTGAGACACGTGCATCGGAGTCACACAACGTTGACGCCGGCAAGGTGTGGAACACTCCCGAAGGCATTGATGTCAAGCGCGTATTCACGCAGGCTGACCGCGACGAGGCGCAAGCGGCGGGACATCCGGTGGATTCTTTGCCAGGTCAAAAGCCATTTATGCGCGGGCCGTACCCAACTATGTACACCAATCAGCCGTGGACGATTCGCCAGTACGCAGGCTTTTCAACCGCCGCGGAATCCAATGCGTTTTATCGGAGGAACCTTGCTGCGGGTCAAAAAGGTTTGTCGGTTGCGTTCGATCTAGCGACCCACCGCGGTTATGACTCGGATAATGAGCGCGTGGTCGGCGATGTGGGTATGGCCGGCGTGGCGATTGATTCGATTTTGGATATGCGTCAGCTGTTTGATGGCATTGATTTGTCCAGCGTGTCGGTGTCGATGACCATGAATGGCGCTGTGCTGCCGATTCTTGCGTTCTATATCGTGGCGGCTGAGGAACAAGGTGTGGGTCCGGAGCAGCTTGCGGGCACGATCCAGAATGACATCTTGAAAGAATTTATGGTGCGCAACACCTATATTTATCCGCCGAAGCCGTCGATGCGCATCATTTCCAACATCTTTGAGTACACCTCCTTGAAGATGCCACGTTTTAACTCCATTTCGATTTCTGGCTATCACATCCAGGAAGCGGGAGCGACTGCCGATTTGGAGCTGGCCTACACTCTGGCGGATGGTATTGAATACATCCGTGCAGGTAAAGAGGTAGGCCTTGACGTGGATAAGTTCGCGCCTCGTCTGTCCTTCTTCTGGGGTATTTCTATGTACACCTTCATGGAGATCGCAAAGCTGCGTGCGGGACGACTGCTGTGGAGCGAGTTGGTGGCAAAATTCGATCCGAAAAACGCCAAGTCCCAGTCGCTGCGCACGCACTCGCAGACCTCTGGTTGGTCGTTGACCGCGCAGGATGTGTACAACAACGTCGCCCGCACCGCGATTGAGGCGATGGCTGCAACCCAGGGCCACACCCAGTCGCTGCACACCAATGCACTTGATGAGGCGTTGGCGCTGCCCACCGATTTCTCTGCTCGTATCGCCCGAAACACCCAGCTGTTGCTGCAGCAGGAATCTGGCACGGTGCGTCCAGTTGATCCATGGGCGGGCTCCTATTACGTGGAGTGGTTGACCAATGAGCTGGCTAACCGCGCGCGCAAGCACATCGATGAGGTGGAGGAAGCCGGCGGAATGGCGCAGGCCACCGCGCAGGGAATTCCTAAGCTGCGCATTGAGGAATCAGCGGCACGCACCCAGGCTCGCATTGATTCCGGCCGCCAGGCGCTGATCGGCGTGAATCGCTACGTGGCGGAAGAAGATGAGGAAATTGAAGTCCTCAAGGTTGACAACACCAAGGTTCGCGCAGAACAGTTGGCTAAACTCGCGCAACTGAAAGCAGAGCGCAACGATGCGGAAGTCAAGGCTGCGCTGGATGCGTTGACAGCTGCTGCCCGCAACGAGCATAAAGAGCCAGGGGATTTGGATCAGAACCTGCTCAAACTTGCCGTCGATGCTGCGCGCGCAAAAGCTACCATTGGAGAGATCTCCGATGCTTTGGAAGTTGTCTTTGGCCGCCACGAAGCAGAAATCAGGACGCTGTCTGGCGTGTACAAGGATGAGGTTGGAAAGGAAGGCACAGTGAGCAACGTCGAACGCGCGATCGCCCTGGCTGACGCCTTTGAGGCTGAGGAAGGCCGCCGCCCACGTATCTTTATTGCCAAGATGGGCCAGGATGGACATGACCGTGGACAGAAGGTTGTCGCGTCTGCCTATGCTGACCTGGGCATGGACGTGGATGTTGGACCGCTGTTTCAAACTCCAGCCGAAGCTGCCCGCGCCGCCGTGGACGCCGATGTTCACGTGGTGGGTATGTCTTCGCTGGCAGCAGGCCACCTCACCTTGCTGCCCGAGCTGAAGAAAGAACTTGCAGCTCTTGGCCGCGATGACATTCTGGTCACCGTGGGCGGCGTCATTCCGCCGGGCGATTTCCAGGATCTCTACGATATGGGTGCCGCCGCGATTTACCCTCCAGGAACCGTCATCGCGGAGTCGGCGATCGATCTGATCACCCGACTCGCCGCACACCTGGGCTTTGACCTGGATGTGGATGTGAATGAGTGA